TCTGATTCTTACATCACCAAATTGTGGCATATGCGTTTGGGACATATGAGCGAGAAAGGCCTGGGCATACTAAGTAAAAAGGGACTTCTTTGCGGTCAGAGTACTGGGTCACTGGAATTCTGTGAACATTGTATCTTTGGGAAACAAAAAGGAGTTAGCTTCAGTTCTCCAGCAATTCATAAGACGAAAGGTACTCTTGATTATATTCATTCAGATTTATGGGGTCCATCTCGTGTTCCGTCTAAGGGTGGTGCCAGGTATATATTGacttttttttatgattattcaaggaaagtttggatttattttcttaaacataAGAATAATGTTTACCTCACTTTCAAGcaatggaaagttttgattgagaaacagACAGGTAAACAGATCAAGCGGCTTAGAACAGATAATGGcatgaaattttgtgaaagagaatttgatgaattttgcaagaatgaaggaattgttcAGCATCACACTGTCAGGATGACGCCTCAACAAAACGGTGTGGCTGAACGTATGAATAGAACACTTTTAGAGAAAGTGAGATGCATGATCTCTAACGCAGGGTTGGCAAAGGATTTTTGGGTTGGGGCAATTTCTATGGCCTGTTATATTGTCAATCGTGCTCCTTCTGCTACTCTTAATTTCAAAACTCTTGAGAAAGTTTGGTCAGGTATTCCTGCTGATTATtccgattttaaaatttttgggtgtccagcatacatgcatgtaaatgatgaaaaattagaATCTCGAGCTAAAAAGTgtatttttcttgggtatgcttcggaggtgaaaggatacagattatggtATCCTGATCCCAAatctccaaaatttataatcagtAGATATGTTATTTTTGATGAATTCTCTATGTTATCTTCCAAAAAGGAGTCTTCTAGTTCTTGTCAAACAGATGATAGTATGCAGAAACAGGTGGAGTTTGAGATTGGTAGTTCTGGTCCTTCTATTCAACAAGTGCCAGTAGATGCATCTGAATCTACTGATGAAAATAattcagaagaagaagaatattttATTGCCAGAAATAGACCAAGGAAGGATattcgaccaccacaaagatatgcaaatttgGTTGCATATGCTTTGTCTATCGTAGAAGAAACTGATGTAGTTGATGAGCCTACTACTTATTCAGATGTGatttcttgtgatgattctgcTAAGTGGTTGGTtgcgatgaatgaagaaattgggTCTCTCCATCGAAATGGAACTTGGATTCTTGTGAAGCCGCCTCCAGGTAAGAAAATTGTCGGATGCAAAtgggttttcaagaaaaaagaagatatTCCAGGAGTTGAAGATGTAAGGTACAAAGCACGTTTGGTTGCAAATGGCTATAGTCAGGTACCaggtgttgattttaatgaaGTATTTTCACCTATTGTTAAACATAGCTCTAttcgtgttttgcttgctttagtTGCCATGTATGATTTGGAGTTGGAGCAGCTTGATGTTAAAACAGCTTTCTTACATGGTGaacttgaagaaaaaatttatatgAAATAATCTCAGGgatttgaaattgaatgaaaGGAAGACTATGTTTGTTTGCTAAAGAAATCCTTACATGGGTTGAAACAGTCTCCAAGACAGTGGTATAAGAGGTTTGACACCTTTATATTGAGTCATGGTTATTCAaggagcatgtatgatagttgCGGTTACTTTCGAAAGTTAGATGATGGttcttttatttaattgctGCTTTATTttgatgacatgctcattgctgccAAGAATTTATCAGAAATTCACACTTTGAAGTTGCAGTTAAGTAGTGAATTTGACATGAAACATTTGGGagcagctaagaaaattcttggcatggagatcaaaagagaccaaggagttggaaaattattttttacCCAAGAAAATTATCTTGAGAAGGTCTTGGAGAAGtttggcatgaaagatgctaaaccTGTGACTACTTCTCTTGCTAGTCATGTTCGACTATCTGCTGCTCAGTCACCACAGTCAGTTGAAGAAGAAAGGTATATGGCACGGGTTCCTTATTCCAACGCAGTTGGTAGcattatgtatgcaatggtttgtactcGCCCAAATATTGCACAAGCAGTCAGTGTGATTAGCAGGTATATGTCGTGTCCTGGAAAAGCACATTGGCAGGCTGTGAAAtggattctcagatacttgcgagGGACTTCAAATTATagtttggagtttggaagaaataatgacactttggttggttttgtagactTTGACTATGCTGGGGATCTTGACAGGAGAAGATCACTTTCAGGTTACGTATTTTGCATTGGCGATTGTGCAGTTAGTTGGAAAGCTACTTTACAACCCGTTGTAGCTTTATCTACTACGGAGGCAGAATATATGGCCATGATTGAGGCAATCAAAGAAGTCTTGTGGTTGAAAAGTCTGTTTGGCGAACTTAGTCTGCATCAAGGTGTTACTACTATTTACTAtgatagtcaaagtgccattcatttgactaaaaaccagatgtatcatgagaggacgaAGCACATTAATgtgaaatttcatttcattcgagaTACTATTGTTGAGGGAAAAGTCCTTGTTTAGAAAATTAGTACCAAGGAGAATCCTACTGACATGTTCATGAAACCTCTTCCAGTTTACAAGTTCAAACAATACTTGAATTGGGTTGGTATTCGTTGTTGCTGATTTAGACCCATTGGGACTTATGTGGAGAAGGTGGAGCAATTTTGCTATTGTTGATGTTAGAGACACGCCAAGGTAGAGATTTGTTAATGTGACGTTGTCCCACATCGGCTTTTGTATAAGGGAACCTTTCCCTTAGTTGCCTATAAATATAGTGGGCCTGTGATGGGGTTAGGTGCACCAAAACCAAGAGAGCATTAGTGAGCTATTTGGGCCTTTGGGTCATTAAGTCTTTTGATTAgttaaatatctttgggctctGTTGTGTTTTTAGTATTAGGTGTTTTGGGTCTAGGAACACTTTCCTAAGGCATCTTTTGTACTTTCTTCTTTATAGTAAAATATTGTTCCTCCTCCACCCGTGgtcgtaggtcaatttgaccgaaccacgtaaattctTGTGTTCCTGTTTTACTTatttttgctttgttatttgtcttttggGGTTGCCAAAAATCCTTTCGTCAATTTTCTGGGGCCAAACCTAACAAAATCTACTGAATTTTGAATAGCTTAATGTCAACCAGTTTCCTTTTATTAGCTTACGTTACAGTTAATTTTACAGGAAAGTACTTTTGAAAACTGACTTGTGACTTTGAATTTGGGTTTTCTTAATTTATAGTTGGGAATTTTTATTTGGGCTGCTGAAGATGGCTTGTACTctggaaaaaaaattgtatgGATGAGAACCTTTTGCTCGTTTTTGAACCTTCAAATTACTTTTCTCTgggttttttttaattaatgaaAATGTGGCAAAGTGTTTATGTGTACTAGGgagtaatttcaaattttaatctTGAGGCTTCACAAGAATTAAGTTGTCCAATGTTAATGAAATTTCTTTACTTCATACTGTTCTATGATCTTTGAAATGATACTCTTATTATATGCCTATTAGCATGATTGAACAAAGAGGCGcagaaagggaaagagaaaaaaaatctaattatGGAATCCTGCAGCTTAAGAGGATGCTTTGGCCAAGGGGCAATCCTCAATGCACCCATGGTGATCCTCGTTTTAGCTCTGGCAGCAAAATTATGACAGGCATGATATGAAGTACCTTGACACTTCAATTTGTTTAGTGTTTAGTGTTTTGCATTTCAATAGTTGTGTCTATGTTTAGTGTTTTGCTTGAATTGACATCTCATGCTTTGTTCCTTACAGGCATGATATGAAGTAGCTTGACAATTCAATTTGcgattcataaaaatatttgcgCCCCTCTTGGTTGTCAGTGACACCTTTTGCTCATTACAATGTTATACCTAAATGCTAACTGTCAAGGTTCTTTAATTTATGTCCtttatttgtaattttattGGAGAAATACAAAGTTTAGTTTGCTTAAGTGGCCTTTGGCTGTAGTCCCGGACTGGTTTAATCTATTGTAAGCATTTAGGTACTAAAAAGTGAACTAGATTGTAAGCATTTAGGTAAGCATTTGGGTACTAAAAAGTGAACTAGATTTTTCTATTAAAGCAAAAGTTACAGTAGTTACTGAATCTTTTTGAGAGGGAGATCAgtattttttgggtattgaATCTTGTTATGAATTTGGTTCTTCTTCTTCATGCTTTTCTTTGCTCGAGTGTTtcactcacacacacacacacacacacacactctctctctctctctctctctctctctctctcatgcgTATCTCCAATCATATCTTATCTTTAACAGAAGAGTCTAACGAAATGGAGATAACAAAATGTAAGCTAATTTTTGCGTGCATTTGGTAACTATTTATGACATGTTCTATTTTTTACCTAATAATTACAACTATGGAGTATGATAACCCTTTTTAACTGCTTGAGGAACTGTTTATATGCCCTCCAACACCCCCTCCTCCCCCACCCTCTGGAAGATCTCTAGGACCTTTTGTTGAGTTCTGAATCTAGAAGAGAATCCTTGCTTCCAAAGTTTGAGGATGACACTTAGTTCATTTGGGGAGAAGAAGCTCAATGCCACTTTAATAAGGGCCCATTTCATCAACACCAAGACTGTACCAAGGAATACAGAAATATATCGTTCATTTCATTATTTTGTCAACTAATTACTGGAAGATCAGAAGCACTTGACAAATCATCTCATGAGTAAAGTTTCATTTAGTCCACTTCCAATGACTGACATATAAGCAATTGATCTGTGACCAAGATTTGATGTTGGTGGAGCTATTGATTTGTTTTTATTAtagttgacaattttgcccAAAATCCAATAACCCACCCAACTTACCCACTAATTTGAGAGGTTGGGTTGGATAATTTGAGTgttgggtcaattttgagttgggtaataaaaatccaaatatattttggacggcTTGGGCATTTGTGTTGGACACCTATTATCCaacttaaatttaaaaaataaataaagaaattaaattcaagtaATACAACTCTTGTTTCCTTCGACAACTTCAACTAGCCCAAAACTTCTTGTCTTGTTTGGCAGCAAATAATATCAAAACAGCTCCTGGTATAATCCCCTTGTCACATATCGATACCAGTCAAAAATCATGGATTCACTAAAAACAGTTCCTGATGTAATAATCCCTTTGTCACATAACAATATTggtttttttggaaaaaacaaTACTGGTTAAAAACAATGGATTCCATTATATGTGCTTTATTGGTGACTGGTGGATGATTGGGTTGTCATTGGACCTATTTTAATGTTGtgttaattttttcaaaaaatttcaaatgaattgGATAGTGATATTTGAACTAATTTGTTGAGAATTATATCTctctcatcaaaattttgatttaattaaGGCGTGATTGGATCTTTTATGATATTAGAAATATGTTTGGTATGGCAAATGCTAAATCAAGTAACAAGACTTGGAAAATTGTATATTGGTATACCATTTTTTCATGCTATATCCAACTTGGACCAAAATTATtttagtgtgtgaaaatgtgtttatgtgtgcgaaaatttttttttgtacataaaaatgtatttgagagaatttatgcatcaaaatctattaattaatatattgggtCATATTTGAGTTATGGGTTTGAGATGACCCAATATgacccaacccaaaattaacCCAATTTAAAGTTGGGCGGATTGGGTATAACCCATTTAAATAAAAGCCCAATATCAACCCGCCCAACCCGTCCAATTGCCAGGTATACTGACAAGGGACATAAGAAACCCTTTTTTACATCTTCAAGATTGGAAAAGGAAGAAGCTGTGTTTAGAATCCATTCCAGCAGGTAATGGTTGGTATTAACAAATTCTTGTATTGAAAATTCGGTTTAAGTCAATGAATTACTATTCTGTGTCATGATGCAATCCTTTGAGAAAAGGGCAATTCCTgttcttgtattttctttacCTTCAAATATTATTTATAGCAGTATAATACGGATGTGCTATTCAAATTATTTAAGGCACTCTTCGGTACAATAGTAAATTGTGATCAGTTTTATATTGTGCATTCTTGTTCAGATTCCTTTTCAATAAGTATGTTGACAAAGAAAAGTTAAAGAGTGTACTTGGGAATTTCTCTATTTTCATAACAAAATGATAATTGAGCTATATGTGATATACCACTCAATTATCATAAAAAGCTCTGTCCTATcatttggacaaaaaaaaaattcatggaaACTCTGGTCATCTTTTTAAGTTTTGTTGATATTCTAATAATGCTGGATCAAATTTTTCTGACTATTTGGTTGGTCGCCTGGCTGGGTTGGGAAGGGGGGGGTTTACTCAAAATCTTTTTTTCCCCTCAAACCAAATTGTTATTGTTTATATTTATCTTGATCCATGGAACCGta
The genomic region above belongs to Coffea arabica cultivar ET-39 chromosome 7c, Coffea Arabica ET-39 HiFi, whole genome shotgun sequence and contains:
- the LOC140010670 gene encoding secreted RxLR effector protein 161-like; its protein translation is MKDAKPVTTSLASHVRLSAAQSPQSVEEERYMARVPYSNAVGSIMYAMVCTRPNIAQAVSVISRYMSCPGKAHWQAVKWILRYLRGTSNYSLEFGRNNDTLVGFVDFDYAGDLDRRRSLSGYVFCIGDCAVSWKATLQPVVALSTTEAEYMAMIEAIKEVLWLKNPLGLMWRRWSNFAIVDVRDTPSMIEQRGAEREREKKSNYGILQLKRMLWPRGNPQCTHGDPRFSSGSKIMTGMI